From the genome of Chionomys nivalis chromosome 19, mChiNiv1.1, whole genome shotgun sequence, one region includes:
- the Ccdc115 gene encoding coiled-coil domain-containing protein 115: MEVSALREELDSMFLQLLSDLEELEAKRAALNARVEEGWLSLAKARYAMGAKSVGPLQYASRMEPQVCVRASEAQDGPQTFRVIKADSQTPEELGPSEASLRRRKGPTKTQESGACVVPQDPLNWFGILVPHSLRQAQASFRDGLQLAADIASLQTRITWGREQLRGLQKRLKELDPGPA, translated from the exons ATGGAGGTCTCGGCCCTGCGAGAAGAGCTGGACTCGATGTTCCTGCAGCTGCTCAGCGACCTGGAGGAGCTAGAGGCGAAACGGGCGGCGCTGAACGCCCGGGTGGAGGAG ggTTGGCTCTCGCTTGCCAAGGCTCGCTATGCCATGGGCGCCAAGTCGGTAGGGCCCCTGCAGTATGCCTCGCGTATGGAGCCTCAGGTCTGCGTGCGCGCCAG cGAGGCCCAGGATGGACCCCAGACCTTCAGGGTGATCAAAGCTGACTCCCAGACCCCTGAGGAATTGGGGCCCAGCGAAGCAT ctcTGCGTAGGCGCAAGGGCCCTACTAAGACCCAAGAGTCAGGGGCCTGTGTGGTCCCTCAAGATCCCTTGAACTGGTTTGGGATCTTGGTTCCTCACAGTCTTCGGCAAGCCCAGGCCAGCTTCCGGGATG GCCTTCAGCTGGCTGCAGATATAGCCAGCCTTCAGACCCGAATCACCTGGGGTCGGGAGCAGCTCCGGGGCCTCCAGAAAAGACTGAAGGAGTTGGATCCTGGGCCTGCCTGA